The following are encoded in a window of Hyalangium minutum genomic DNA:
- a CDS encoding FAD-dependent oxidoreductase, which yields MSTEQQVRGRKRKIVILGGGVGAMTAAFGLTNYPGWQDHYEISLYSLGWRLGGKGASGRNKDASQRIEEHGLHVWMGHYENAFRVMRQAYQELGRPKGAPLATVDEAFKKQSLITLFERTATGWGDWDFPFATNSEEPGTGEGEDLPTLVTYLERGLQALLNLLNQAPGAGLAAATPAPDALPSRVEGVLRALGLSIFPKAGVPGIGRTLQLAQLLAARLPRFPGEQDPGQVEALVWLLEEVLARLSARFTRNLENSSVRKIWAILELGLVLARGVLKDGVLRTGFNAIDGEDFRAWLKRHGASDFTLYRSPLVKGMYQLLFAYVQGHPHRQLLAAGVAARFMVRMALNYKGAVFYKMRAGMGDVVFTPLYEVLKRRGVQFHFFHKVNQLRVHSLTRNVDRVEMTRQVELKNPAAGYQPLVDVLGLPCWPDRPQYDQIVDGQELEASGINLESSWARPWKGEQPVTLERGRDYDVLVMGISLGAFPYVASELMAHSDRWKRMVEALQTNQTLGVQLWLSKSLAELGWKEDPTVMTGYAEPLNTYADMAQVIPREKWAGGTVKDIAYFTAPLVDAPVIPPFTDHDFPRREHERLKQLSVQWLREWIGTLWPKATQYNPTALDWELLVAPSGAKGVARFDSQFWRANIDPSERYVMSPPGSTAARLGSHDSDYPNLYLAGDWTLTGLNCGCVEAAVMSGLQASQAISGYPEHIAGESDF from the coding sequence ATGAGCACGGAACAGCAGGTGCGGGGACGGAAGCGCAAGATCGTCATCTTGGGGGGCGGCGTGGGCGCGATGACGGCCGCGTTTGGGCTGACGAACTACCCCGGCTGGCAGGACCACTACGAGATCAGCCTCTACAGCTTGGGGTGGCGGCTCGGAGGCAAGGGCGCCAGCGGGCGGAACAAGGACGCGAGCCAGCGCATCGAGGAGCACGGCCTCCATGTGTGGATGGGGCACTACGAGAACGCGTTCCGGGTGATGCGCCAGGCCTACCAGGAGCTGGGGCGGCCCAAGGGTGCGCCGCTCGCCACGGTGGACGAGGCCTTCAAGAAGCAGTCGCTGATTACGCTCTTCGAGCGCACGGCGACAGGGTGGGGGGACTGGGATTTTCCGTTCGCCACCAACTCGGAAGAGCCGGGGACGGGGGAGGGGGAAGATCTGCCGACGCTCGTCACGTATCTGGAGCGCGGGCTGCAGGCGCTGCTGAACCTGCTGAACCAGGCGCCGGGAGCGGGGCTCGCGGCGGCGACGCCGGCTCCGGATGCGCTGCCATCGCGAGTGGAGGGTGTGCTGCGGGCGCTGGGGCTGTCGATCTTCCCGAAGGCCGGTGTGCCGGGCATTGGGCGGACGCTGCAACTGGCGCAGCTGCTGGCGGCTCGGTTGCCGCGGTTCCCGGGGGAGCAGGATCCGGGGCAGGTCGAGGCGCTCGTGTGGCTGCTGGAGGAGGTGCTGGCGCGGCTGTCCGCGCGGTTCACGCGGAATCTGGAGAACAGCTCGGTCCGGAAGATCTGGGCGATCCTGGAGCTGGGGCTCGTGCTGGCGCGCGGGGTGCTGAAGGATGGAGTGCTGCGCACGGGCTTCAATGCCATCGACGGCGAGGACTTCCGGGCGTGGCTGAAGCGCCACGGGGCCAGTGACTTCACGCTGTACCGCTCGCCGCTGGTGAAGGGGATGTACCAGCTGCTGTTCGCGTACGTTCAGGGCCACCCGCACCGGCAGCTGCTCGCGGCAGGGGTGGCGGCGCGCTTCATGGTGCGCATGGCGCTGAACTACAAGGGAGCGGTCTTCTACAAGATGCGCGCGGGCATGGGCGACGTGGTCTTCACGCCCCTGTACGAGGTGCTCAAGCGGCGCGGGGTTCAGTTCCACTTTTTCCACAAGGTGAACCAGCTGCGCGTGCATTCGCTCACGCGGAATGTGGACCGGGTGGAGATGACGCGGCAGGTGGAGCTGAAGAACCCGGCGGCGGGGTATCAGCCGCTGGTGGATGTGCTGGGGCTGCCCTGCTGGCCGGATCGGCCGCAGTACGATCAGATCGTGGATGGTCAGGAGCTGGAGGCGTCTGGGATCAACCTGGAGTCGTCCTGGGCGCGGCCGTGGAAGGGCGAGCAGCCGGTGACGCTGGAGAGGGGCCGGGACTACGACGTGCTGGTGATGGGGATCTCACTGGGGGCGTTCCCGTATGTGGCCTCGGAGTTGATGGCGCACAGCGACCGGTGGAAGCGGATGGTCGAGGCGCTGCAGACGAACCAGACGCTGGGCGTGCAGCTGTGGCTGTCGAAGTCGCTCGCGGAGCTGGGGTGGAAGGAAGACCCGACAGTGATGACGGGCTACGCCGAGCCGCTGAACACGTACGCGGACATGGCCCAGGTGATTCCTCGGGAGAAGTGGGCGGGGGGGACGGTGAAGGACATCGCGTACTTCACGGCGCCGCTGGTGGACGCGCCGGTGATTCCTCCGTTCACGGACCATGACTTCCCGCGGCGGGAGCACGAGCGGCTGAAGCAGCTCTCGGTGCAGTGGCTGCGGGAGTGGATCGGGACGCTGTGGCCGAAGGCGACGCAGTACAACCCCACGGCGCTGGACTGGGAACTGCTGGTGGCTCCGAGCGGGGCGAAGGGCGTGGCACGGTTCGACAGCCAGTTCTGGCGGGCGAACATCGATCCGAGCGAGCGGTACGTGATGTCCCCGCCGGGCTCGACGGCCGCGCGGTTGGGCTCACACGACTCGGACTATCCGAACCTGTATCTGGCGGGAGACTGGACGCTGACGGGGCTCAACTGCGGCTGCGTGGAGGCGGCGGTGATGTCCGGGCTCCAGGCCTCACAGGCCATCTCGGGGTACCCGGAGCACATTGCCGGGGAGAGCGACTTCTGA
- a CDS encoding FAD-dependent oxidoreductase, whose amino-acid sequence MTKKRVAVLGGGAAAMTTAYYLSRTPELRAEYDVTVFQLGWRLGGKGASGRGPHGRIQEHGLHIFWGFYENAFALMRDAYREMARPKTMPLATFDEAFRGRDLLAMQDFFQGRWERWMVPFATNALLPGESTREPTTWEIIEAVLRVAQQLLGKVKAHVSLVTPVGGSLVAQGVDMAEGERLLAEAHSQALLAAQGQALAVSLEGIADAILAAIRTFLRWLWNQVAYLIESNFLLYQLGVGLDFLIANLVGILADKVLTNGFNALDGQDYRAWLARHGANPLTLRSALARVIYDAAMSMVDGDPDRQLIAAGSALRAVMRICLTYQGHVAYEFTASMGDVIFAPLYEVCRKNGVRFEFFHRVEEVIAEGGPGKKPRVTRLRIGRQVDLKEPAAGYDPFVSVKNLPCWPDKPNYDQIVQGEQLLRENIDLESFYTPWKNVAERVLEVGKDFDEVVFGIPVGSVRFLCPTLLELSPAWRKMVQEVASIETQAFQLWLSKDQRALGWTVGSPMLTAYVEPLDTWADMTSLLPREGWAQPNAPLTVAYFCGPLPGPTVAPPPTEHGYPALRKELARQNALNFLRNDIGVLWPKATQPNNPPVFDWTLLVPSNEGSGEARFDTQYWRANVDPGERYTLALPGTREARIQPGATGFENLTLCGDWVDNSFYIGAAEGAVISGMQAFRALTGKPLRIAGEAFWYR is encoded by the coding sequence ATGACGAAGAAGCGGGTGGCGGTGCTCGGGGGCGGCGCGGCCGCGATGACCACGGCGTATTACCTGTCCCGGACTCCGGAGCTGCGGGCCGAGTACGACGTGACGGTGTTCCAGCTGGGCTGGCGCCTGGGCGGCAAGGGCGCCAGCGGCCGGGGCCCTCATGGGCGCATCCAGGAGCACGGGCTCCACATCTTCTGGGGCTTCTATGAGAACGCCTTCGCGCTGATGCGTGACGCGTACCGGGAGATGGCTCGGCCGAAGACGATGCCGCTGGCCACCTTCGACGAGGCCTTCCGGGGCAGAGACTTGCTCGCCATGCAGGACTTCTTCCAGGGGCGCTGGGAGCGCTGGATGGTGCCGTTTGCCACCAACGCGCTCCTACCGGGCGAGAGCACCCGCGAACCCACCACCTGGGAGATCATCGAGGCGGTGCTCCGGGTGGCCCAGCAGCTGCTCGGGAAAGTGAAGGCGCACGTCTCTCTGGTGACGCCAGTGGGGGGCTCGCTCGTCGCCCAGGGCGTGGACATGGCGGAGGGCGAGCGGCTGCTCGCGGAGGCGCACTCCCAGGCGCTCCTGGCAGCGCAGGGGCAGGCGTTGGCGGTGTCGCTCGAGGGCATCGCGGATGCGATCCTGGCGGCGATCCGGACCTTCCTGCGCTGGCTGTGGAACCAGGTGGCGTACCTGATCGAGTCCAACTTCCTGCTGTACCAGCTGGGTGTGGGGCTGGACTTCCTCATCGCCAACCTCGTGGGCATCCTGGCCGACAAGGTCCTCACGAACGGCTTCAATGCCCTGGATGGGCAGGACTACCGCGCGTGGCTGGCCAGGCACGGCGCGAACCCGCTGACGCTGCGCTCGGCACTGGCGCGCGTCATCTACGACGCGGCCATGTCCATGGTGGATGGTGATCCGGATCGCCAGCTGATCGCGGCCGGGAGCGCGCTGCGAGCCGTGATGCGCATCTGCCTCACGTACCAGGGGCACGTGGCCTACGAGTTCACCGCCTCCATGGGCGACGTCATCTTCGCGCCGCTCTACGAGGTGTGCCGGAAGAACGGTGTGCGCTTCGAGTTCTTCCACCGCGTCGAAGAAGTGATCGCCGAGGGCGGTCCTGGGAAGAAGCCTCGTGTTACCCGGCTGCGGATCGGCCGGCAGGTGGACCTGAAGGAGCCGGCGGCGGGGTATGACCCCTTCGTCTCCGTGAAGAACCTGCCGTGCTGGCCGGACAAGCCGAACTACGATCAGATCGTCCAGGGTGAGCAGCTGCTCCGGGAGAACATCGATCTGGAGTCCTTCTACACGCCTTGGAAGAACGTGGCCGAGCGCGTGCTCGAGGTGGGCAAGGACTTCGACGAGGTGGTGTTCGGCATCCCGGTGGGCTCGGTGCGCTTCCTGTGCCCGACGCTGCTGGAGCTCAGCCCGGCGTGGCGGAAGATGGTGCAGGAGGTGGCCTCCATCGAGACGCAGGCCTTCCAGCTGTGGCTCTCGAAGGATCAGCGGGCGCTGGGGTGGACGGTGGGGAGCCCCATGCTCACCGCGTACGTCGAGCCGCTCGACACCTGGGCGGACATGACGAGCCTGCTGCCCCGCGAGGGCTGGGCCCAGCCCAATGCGCCGCTCACGGTGGCGTACTTCTGTGGCCCGCTGCCCGGCCCCACGGTGGCGCCTCCGCCCACCGAGCACGGCTACCCGGCGCTCCGCAAGGAACTGGCCCGGCAGAACGCTCTGAACTTTCTGCGCAATGACATCGGCGTGCTGTGGCCCAAGGCGACCCAGCCGAACAACCCGCCGGTGTTTGACTGGACGCTGCTGGTGCCGTCGAACGAGGGGTCTGGGGAGGCGCGCTTCGACACCCAGTACTGGCGCGCCAACGTGGATCCGGGCGAGCGCTACACGCTGGCGCTGCCGGGGACTCGCGAGGCGAGGATCCAGCCGGGCGCCACGGGCTTCGAGAACCTGACCCTGTGTGGCGATTGGGTCGACAACAGCTTCTACATCGGAGCGGCCGAGGGCGCCGTCATCTCCGGCATGCAGGCGTTCCGTGCACTCACGGGCAAGCCGCTGCGCATCGCTGGCGAAGCGTTCTGGTACCGCTGA
- a CDS encoding acetoacetate decarboxylase family protein has protein sequence MTPPGRKYIDSPSLQVFPPPSLCQDVTQYIFFLKGQQSKLQELCDEFLNGPSGGAVDYRPRLPFVMLTFQHVGRLSSGAEGFQDWGHTSEREATFWIAVSDYKKHGPDELCKKVELFVPFIYSDNPWAVAGGRELYGFPKQQSTVLMPGSGQGAGAFEISSLAYRTFGRDSEAQVARVLSLERADGEPFAHGELGLLLGDELLQKLGVLRDELGQLLDFNFEFGARIIEFLLRPTLPMVFLKQFRAVGNSTGACYQAIVGAEADQIHLRSLRLLLRRFRLKIEPLATQPLAEMLGLEVDSRGQLFIPGGLQIQFDFRLNEGHLLWSGS, from the coding sequence ATGACTCCCCCGGGGAGGAAGTACATCGATAGCCCGTCCCTCCAAGTCTTCCCCCCGCCGAGTCTCTGCCAGGACGTCACGCAGTACATCTTCTTCCTGAAAGGCCAGCAGTCGAAGCTCCAGGAGCTGTGTGACGAGTTCCTCAACGGGCCGTCGGGAGGTGCGGTGGACTACCGCCCCCGGCTGCCGTTCGTGATGCTTACGTTCCAGCATGTGGGCCGGCTCTCCTCGGGTGCCGAGGGCTTCCAGGACTGGGGCCACACCTCCGAGCGCGAGGCCACCTTCTGGATCGCCGTGAGCGACTACAAGAAGCACGGCCCGGACGAGCTGTGCAAGAAGGTGGAGCTGTTCGTCCCGTTCATCTACTCGGACAACCCGTGGGCGGTGGCTGGGGGCCGCGAGCTGTATGGCTTCCCCAAGCAGCAGTCCACCGTGCTCATGCCGGGCTCGGGGCAGGGCGCCGGCGCGTTCGAGATCTCCTCGCTGGCCTACCGCACGTTCGGCCGGGACTCGGAGGCCCAGGTGGCCCGGGTGCTCTCGCTGGAGCGCGCGGATGGCGAGCCCTTCGCTCATGGCGAGCTGGGCCTGTTGCTGGGAGACGAGCTGCTGCAGAAGCTCGGCGTGCTGAGGGATGAGCTGGGCCAGCTGCTGGACTTCAACTTCGAGTTCGGCGCGCGGATCATCGAGTTCCTGCTGCGGCCCACGCTGCCGATGGTGTTCCTCAAACAGTTCCGAGCCGTGGGCAACAGCACGGGGGCCTGCTACCAGGCGATCGTGGGCGCGGAGGCGGATCAGATCCACCTGCGGAGCCTGCGCCTGCTGCTGCGGCGCTTCCGCCTGAAGATCGAGCCGCTGGCCACCCAGCCCCTCGCCGAGATGCTGGGGCTGGAGGTGGACTCGCGTGGCCAGCTCTTCATTCCCGGAGGGCTGCAGATCCAGTTCGACTTCCGCCTCAACGAAGGTCACCTCCTCTGGAGCGGTTCATGA
- a CDS encoding acetoacetate decarboxylase family protein, which yields MQTQKPGQSLFDAYPPTEEYELSSGVVSQIPYTCRSVDFLVLHGPADLEAVRRLMAGQRYQPVSVGGGKCAAALWIADYHDTSCGPYKEFILSFPASLKTLEAVAHSPMELLQAGSLPDATIYCHKLILNEQVPIDFGREVHGHAKHPTPQPVDIQFSGGVCRFNVSCDGKRVAMGRVRLPDSPLAPMKATFGFVTPKEVFQTRNVMHFEFETNIRLFGEGDEFALSSDSVLGKDLVDMRFTPQVVQYLPKARFVMPKPLNWRGKKEN from the coding sequence ATGCAGACGCAAAAGCCTGGCCAGTCCCTGTTCGATGCCTATCCCCCCACCGAGGAGTACGAGCTGTCCTCGGGGGTGGTGAGCCAGATCCCCTACACGTGCCGCTCGGTGGATTTCCTGGTGCTGCACGGGCCTGCGGACCTGGAGGCTGTGCGCCGATTGATGGCCGGGCAGCGCTACCAGCCGGTCTCCGTGGGGGGAGGCAAGTGCGCCGCGGCCCTGTGGATCGCCGACTACCACGACACCTCGTGCGGGCCGTACAAGGAGTTCATCCTCAGCTTCCCCGCCTCGCTCAAGACGCTGGAGGCCGTGGCCCACTCGCCCATGGAGCTGCTGCAGGCGGGCTCGCTCCCGGACGCCACCATCTACTGCCACAAGCTGATCCTCAACGAGCAGGTGCCCATCGACTTCGGCCGCGAGGTGCATGGGCACGCCAAGCACCCCACGCCGCAGCCGGTGGACATTCAGTTCTCCGGAGGCGTGTGCCGGTTCAACGTGTCGTGCGACGGCAAGCGCGTGGCCATGGGCCGGGTGCGGCTGCCGGACAGCCCGCTTGCGCCCATGAAGGCCACCTTCGGGTTCGTTACCCCCAAGGAGGTATTCCAGACGCGCAACGTGATGCACTTCGAGTTCGAGACGAACATTCGCCTCTTTGGCGAGGGGGATGAGTTCGCTCTGTCCAGCGACAGCGTGCTTGGCAAGGATCTTGTGGACATGCGCTTCACGCCGCAGGTGGTGCAATACTTGCCCAAGGCGCGGTTCGTGATGCCCAAGCCGCTCAACTGGCGAGGCAAGAAGGAGAACTGA
- a CDS encoding protein kinase domain-containing protein: MSGRQVGGRYLLERKIAGGGMGAIWAALDPQLQRHVAIKLTTSQRLSTEGAKLQFEKEAKAIAQFRHPNVVQIHDFGFDKDEPFIVMELLEGEDLETRLKRREKLPPAQVASILTQVSRALTAAHTAGIIHRDLKPANLFLTRIDAQEVVKILDFGLVRRKSPTPEVTPDSMDGMVGTLRYMSPEQIRGDLSLDHRSDLWSISVVTYRALTGKYPFPLESVGGLLNGSFHPPDIAPSTYVPELGPELDRFFTRALNADPEKRFQSAQELATTFASIVQAARPQAAKILVADDEPDVELMMRQAFRRQIRDNVYQFVFASDGEDALEKLRQHPDIDVVLTDINMPRMDGLTFLSRVGEVNPLVKVIIVSAYSDMANIRIAMNRGAHDFLTKPLDFQDLEATLSKTLKHVAESRQMMRSIEENALLRMFVQSTVLERLRPLTQGPGALVGERADATVVYLRIPDFTALVRQLPPDAVIQRLNEHFQAVIPELTSRGGVVDRLMGDSALVVFRGEEHLRQALDACMGVRQQLKSLVDKAGEQSPYAQGICIGVDSGEVVVGGIGGPELGRLDYAMVGLPVDNAVRLSAMAVSGEVLISERMCQRVRLDFECRPAGERTLPSLREPMAVHDVVNRRTGFLSSSRAPSSSSSSNSNQETPQIGAALSAQSAW; the protein is encoded by the coding sequence ATGTCCGGACGCCAGGTCGGGGGTAGGTACCTCCTTGAGCGGAAGATCGCCGGGGGTGGCATGGGTGCCATCTGGGCGGCGCTCGATCCACAGCTTCAGCGGCACGTGGCGATCAAGCTCACCACGTCGCAGCGACTCTCGACCGAGGGCGCCAAGCTCCAGTTCGAGAAAGAGGCGAAGGCCATCGCCCAGTTCCGCCACCCCAACGTGGTGCAGATCCATGACTTCGGCTTCGACAAGGACGAGCCGTTCATCGTCATGGAGTTGCTCGAGGGCGAGGACCTGGAGACGCGCCTCAAGCGCCGCGAGAAGCTGCCCCCCGCGCAGGTGGCCTCGATCCTCACCCAGGTGTCCCGCGCGCTGACGGCCGCGCACACCGCAGGGATCATCCACCGCGATCTGAAGCCGGCCAACCTCTTCCTGACCCGCATCGACGCCCAGGAGGTGGTGAAGATCCTCGACTTCGGTCTGGTGCGCCGCAAGTCGCCCACCCCTGAGGTGACGCCGGACTCCATGGACGGCATGGTGGGCACGCTGCGCTACATGAGCCCCGAGCAGATCCGCGGGGACTTGTCGCTCGATCACCGCAGCGATCTCTGGTCCATCTCCGTGGTGACCTACCGGGCGCTCACCGGCAAGTACCCGTTCCCGCTGGAGTCCGTGGGCGGGCTGCTCAACGGCAGCTTCCACCCGCCGGACATCGCGCCCTCCACCTACGTGCCCGAGCTGGGCCCCGAACTGGACCGCTTCTTCACCCGCGCCCTGAACGCGGATCCCGAGAAGCGCTTCCAGTCCGCCCAGGAACTGGCCACCACGTTTGCCTCCATCGTCCAGGCCGCCCGGCCCCAAGCCGCGAAGATCCTCGTGGCGGATGATGAGCCGGACGTGGAGCTGATGATGCGCCAGGCGTTCCGCCGGCAGATCCGCGACAACGTCTACCAGTTCGTCTTCGCCTCGGACGGCGAGGACGCCCTGGAGAAGCTGCGCCAGCACCCGGATATCGACGTCGTCCTCACCGACATCAACATGCCGCGCATGGACGGGCTCACCTTCCTGAGCCGCGTGGGCGAGGTGAACCCGCTGGTCAAGGTCATCATCGTCTCGGCCTACAGCGACATGGCCAACATCCGCATCGCCATGAACCGCGGCGCGCACGACTTCCTCACCAAGCCGCTGGACTTCCAGGATCTGGAGGCCACGCTGAGCAAGACGCTCAAGCACGTGGCCGAGTCCCGGCAGATGATGCGCTCCATCGAGGAGAACGCCCTGCTGCGCATGTTCGTCCAGAGCACCGTGTTGGAGCGCCTGCGCCCGCTGACGCAGGGTCCGGGCGCGCTCGTGGGCGAGCGGGCCGACGCCACCGTCGTCTACCTGCGCATCCCGGACTTCACCGCCCTGGTGCGCCAGCTGCCGCCGGACGCCGTCATCCAGCGGCTCAACGAGCACTTCCAGGCCGTCATCCCGGAGCTCACCTCGCGGGGTGGGGTGGTGGACCGGCTGATGGGGGACTCGGCGCTGGTGGTGTTCCGTGGCGAGGAGCACCTGCGCCAGGCGCTGGATGCGTGCATGGGCGTCCGGCAGCAGCTCAAGTCGCTGGTCGACAAGGCCGGTGAGCAGTCTCCGTATGCTCAGGGCATCTGCATCGGCGTGGACTCGGGTGAAGTGGTGGTGGGCGGCATTGGTGGGCCGGAGCTGGGACGCCTGGACTACGCCATGGTGGGCCTGCCCGTGGACAACGCCGTGCGCTTGTCCGCCATGGCCGTCAGCGGCGAGGTGCTGATCAGCGAGCGCATGTGCCAGCGCGTGCGGCTGGACTTCGAGTGCCGCCCCGCCGGCGAGCGCACGCTGCCCAGCCTCCGCGAGCCCATGGCCGTGCACGACGTGGTGAACCGCCGCACCGGCTTCCTCAGCTCCTCGCGGGCGCCTTCCTCCTCCTCGTCGAGCAACTCGAACCAGGAGACTCCTCAGATCGGGGCCGCGCTCTCCGCGCAGAGCGCCTGGTAG
- a CDS encoding MBL fold metallo-hydrolase, translated as MPMSRLRRTLLTVMGTLLMLGVTGGVVGCHAFSAPVYRGPKSDHFNGEQFVNQESRERRMTFLEWQRTRTPGTWAEWTDAAPGTPPPRRVARGALRVTFVNHATTLLQLDGVNVLTDPIWSERCSPVSFVGPKRVRPPGLRFEDLPPIDAVILSHNHYDHMDVPTLKRLAERYPNVRFFAGLGNKAFLDSKGLPNVTELDWWQEVTLAPEVKLVSTPAHHFSNRGLSDRDGTLWTSYVLQGPSGVTYFAGDTGYGKHFKQVREKFGPVKLAVLPIGAYKPEAFMEVVHVSPTETVQASVDLEAKVNVPMHFGTFRLADDGQEEPVTELRRVLDARPEPKPDFWVLGFGEGRDVP; from the coding sequence ATGCCGATGTCCCGCCTGCGCCGCACCCTGCTCACCGTGATGGGGACACTCTTGATGCTGGGAGTGACGGGAGGCGTCGTGGGCTGCCACGCCTTCTCCGCGCCCGTGTACCGAGGACCCAAGTCCGACCACTTCAACGGCGAGCAGTTCGTGAACCAAGAGTCGAGGGAGCGGCGGATGACGTTCCTGGAGTGGCAGCGCACCCGGACCCCGGGGACGTGGGCGGAGTGGACGGATGCGGCTCCGGGCACGCCTCCTCCTCGCCGCGTGGCACGGGGCGCACTGCGTGTCACCTTCGTGAACCACGCCACCACGCTGCTGCAGTTGGACGGGGTGAACGTGCTGACGGACCCCATCTGGTCGGAGCGCTGCAGCCCGGTATCCTTCGTAGGGCCCAAGCGCGTGCGTCCGCCGGGCCTGCGCTTCGAGGACCTGCCGCCCATCGACGCGGTGATCCTCAGCCACAACCACTATGACCACATGGACGTGCCGACGCTGAAGCGGCTCGCGGAGCGATACCCGAACGTGCGCTTCTTCGCGGGGCTGGGGAACAAGGCGTTCCTGGACTCGAAGGGACTGCCGAACGTGACGGAGCTGGACTGGTGGCAGGAGGTGACACTGGCGCCGGAGGTGAAGCTGGTGAGCACGCCCGCGCACCACTTCTCCAACCGGGGGCTGAGCGATCGGGACGGCACGCTGTGGACGAGCTACGTGCTGCAGGGTCCCTCGGGGGTGACGTACTTCGCGGGGGACACCGGCTACGGCAAGCACTTCAAGCAGGTGCGCGAGAAGTTCGGCCCGGTGAAGCTGGCGGTGCTGCCCATCGGCGCCTACAAGCCCGAGGCCTTCATGGAGGTGGTCCACGTCTCGCCCACCGAGACGGTGCAGGCCAGCGTGGACCTGGAGGCGAAGGTGAACGTGCCCATGCACTTCGGCACCTTCAGGCTCGCGGATGACGGGCAGGAGGAGCCCGTCACCGAGCTGCGCCGGGTACTCGACGCCCGGCCCGAGCCCAAGCCGGACTTCTGGGTGCTCGGCTTCGGCGAGGGCCGGGACGTGCCCTGA